The proteins below are encoded in one region of bacterium:
- a CDS encoding aromatic ring-hydroxylating dioxygenase subunit alpha: protein MVDIEKLVSPDGSLVSRRLWFDEEVYRLEQERVFGRCWLFLGHESQIRDPGEYFTTTIGEAPVIIVRGKDGKIHGHLNSCTHRGLRVCRSDSGKAANFVCPYHGWIFANDGRLVGMPEQREAYSDLDMSKWGLIPVARVESYKGLIFGNLDANAISLRDYLGDLAFYLDAQVDRREGGTELVGGVHRWRVKANWKMPAENMVGDVYHAAWSHQSIVRLQSMSPLNSDPDGVISGYGDIQQHGVNFACANGHGGTTRFYPVDAHPEQRMPGEAPEIRPPEVNEYFRRVQPEADERLGPVKSRIKGATLTVFPTLSILGSVFTIRVAHPRGPQESEIWSWVLVDRDAPQEVKDYIRGYYTFTFGPGGTFESDDGENWEQVTEGARIAAAADHPFHFGMSQGKEYAHAELPGQCGPILSEHTQRAMYRQWHDLMVKP from the coding sequence ATGGTCGACATCGAAAAGCTCGTCAGCCCCGACGGGAGTCTGGTCAGCCGCCGGCTCTGGTTCGACGAGGAGGTCTATCGCCTCGAACAGGAGCGCGTGTTCGGCCGCTGCTGGTTGTTCCTCGGGCACGAGAGCCAGATCCGCGATCCGGGCGAGTACTTCACCACCACGATCGGTGAGGCCCCCGTCATCATCGTGCGCGGGAAGGATGGGAAGATCCACGGTCATCTCAACTCCTGCACTCACCGAGGACTGCGCGTATGTCGATCCGATTCCGGCAAGGCTGCGAATTTCGTCTGTCCGTACCACGGCTGGATCTTCGCGAACGATGGACGGCTGGTCGGGATGCCCGAACAACGCGAGGCGTATTCGGATCTCGACATGTCGAAGTGGGGTTTGATTCCGGTCGCTCGGGTCGAGAGCTACAAGGGTTTGATCTTCGGAAACCTGGACGCCAACGCGATCTCGCTGCGCGACTATCTAGGTGACCTGGCCTTCTATCTGGACGCGCAGGTCGACCGTCGAGAAGGCGGAACCGAACTGGTGGGCGGGGTACATCGCTGGCGTGTGAAGGCGAACTGGAAGATGCCGGCCGAGAACATGGTTGGCGATGTCTACCACGCCGCCTGGAGTCACCAGTCGATCGTGCGCCTGCAGAGCATGAGCCCCTTGAATAGCGATCCCGACGGCGTCATCAGCGGCTATGGGGACATCCAACAGCACGGGGTGAACTTCGCTTGCGCAAACGGACACGGGGGAACGACTCGCTTCTACCCGGTCGATGCACATCCGGAACAGCGGATGCCGGGGGAGGCACCCGAGATTCGGCCGCCGGAGGTCAATGAGTATTTCCGTCGCGTACAGCCGGAAGCGGATGAACGTCTCGGACCGGTCAAGAGCCGCATCAAGGGTGCGACGCTCACGGTGTTTCCGACACTGTCGATCCTGGGAAGCGTCTTCACGATTCGTGTGGCGCATCCCCGCGGACCGCAGGAAAGCGAGATCTGGTCCTGGGTTCTCGTGGATCGCGATGCGCCGCAGGAGGTGAAGGACTACATCCGCGGCTACTACACCTTCACGTTCGGTCCCGGAGGGACCTTCGAGTCCGACGATGGAGAGAACTGGGAGCAGGTCACCGAAGGTGCGCGCATCGCCGCGGCGGCCGATCATCCCTTTCACTTCGGGATGTCGCAGGGCAAGGAGTACGCGCACGCGGAGCTTCCCGGTCAGTGCGGTCCGATTCTCTCCGAGCATACGCAACGGGCCATGTACCGCCAGTGGCACGATCTTATGGTGAAGCCATGA